Sequence from the Nocardiopsis sp. YSL2 genome:
GCTGACCCGGGACGAGGCCGTGGAGATCCTGCGCGCGGCCGAGCCCGGCCGTGCCCGACGGACCGAGGAACTGCTGCGCGAGGGCTACCCCGCCTACACCACCACCCCCGGCTGGCTGGGCTACTCCGACGAGCGCCTGGTGCGCCTGTCCGAGGAGGCGGCGGCCGAGGGCTTCGACCAGATCAAGCTCAAGGTCGGCGGCGATCTCGACGACGACGTGCGCCGCATGCGCCTGGCCCGCCAGGCGCTGGGGCCGGACTTCCGCATCGCGGTGGACGCCAACCAGCGCTGGGACGTCGACCAGGCCGTGGCCTGGATGCGGGAGCTGGCCCCGTTCGACCCGTACTGGATCGAGGAGCCCACCTCGCCCGACGACATCCTCGGCCACGCCGCCATCCGTGCGGGGATCAGCCCCGTCCCGGTGGCCACCGGCGAGCACGTACAGAACCGGGTGGTGTTCAAGCAGCTGCTCCAGGCCGGGGCGATCGACGTGCTCCAACTCGACGCCTGCCGGGTGGGCGGTGTCGCCGAGAACGTCGCCATCCTCCTGCTCGCGGCGAAGTTCGGCGTCCCCGTGTGCCCGCACGCGGGCGGCGTGGGCCTGTGCGAGGCGGTGCAGCACCTGGCGATGTTCGACTACGTCGCCGTCAGCGGTGATCTGCGGGGCCGGTCGATCGAGTACGTCGACCACCTCCACGAGCACTTCACCGACCCCGTCCGGATCGAGGCGGGACGGTACCTGGCGCCCTCGGCGCCGGGGATGAGTACGCGGATGCGGGACGAGTCCCTGCACCGGTACGCCTTCCCCCACGGCGACGCCTGGCGCGACGACGACCTCGGCAAGGAGCGGCCATGACGGACTTCACGGACGTACGCGCCCTCGTCACGGGCGCGTCCTCGGGAATCGGCCTGGCCACCGCGCGCCTGCTCGCCGAGCGCGGCGCCACGGTCGTCGGGCTCGATCTGACGGTTCCGCCCGGCGGGGTCAGGGCCGAGGACGGGGAGGGGCACGGACGCCGGTTCGGCGTGCACGGCGACGTGGGCGACGACGCTTCGGTCCTCTCCGCGGTCACCGCCGCCGTCGCCCACTTGGGCGGGCTGGACGTGCTGGTGAACAACGCCGGTATCGGCGCCCAGGGCACGGTCGCCGACAACGACGACGCCGAGTGGCACCGGGTCCTGGACATCAACGTCCTGGGAACCGTGCGCACGGTGCGGGCCGCGCTGCCCCACCTGCGCGAGGCCGGGCGCGGGCGCGGCGCGGCCGTCGTCAACACGTGCAGCATCGCCGCGACCGCCGGGCTGCCCCGACGCGCGCTCTACTCGGCGAGCAAGGGCGCGATCGCCTCACTGACCCTGGCCATGGCGGCCGACCACGTCGCTGAGGGCATCCGCGTCACCTGCGTCAACCCCGGAACCGTGGACACGCCCTGGGTCGGGCGCCTGCTCGACGCCGCGGACGACCCCGAGGCCGAGCGCGCGGCCCTGGAGGCACGCCAGCCCACCGGCCGCCTCGTCAGCGCCGACGAGGTCGCCCAGGCCGTCGCCTACCTGGCCGCGCCCTCCTCGGGGGCCACGACCGGAACCGCTCTGGCCGTGGACGGCGGCATGCACGGGCTGCGCCCGGCCCGGCGATGAGGCGACGGGCACCCGCGCTCCAGGATCCGACCCAGAACCCCCGCACACCGCCGCACCGCCGAAGGGACAGCCGATGGAACGCGTCGCCCTGCACACCCGACTCAAACCCGGACGGGAGGCCGACTACGACCGGGTCCACGCGACCATCCCGCCTGGACTGGAAACCGCGATCCGGCGGGCCGGAGTGCACGGCTGGCGGATCTGGCGGGACGGCCGCGACCTCTTCCACGTCGTCGACGTCGAGGACTACCAGGCCATGCGCCGCGCCCTGCGCGACCACCCCGAGAACGTGCCCTGGCAGGCGCGCATGGCCGAACTCCTGGAGGTCGAGGACGACTACTCCGGCCACGACGGCGGTATCCCCCTGGTCTGGGAGCTGCCATGACGGCCACGACTCCGGGCCGCTCGCCCGTGCGCTTCACCGCACTCGGCTTCGGCGGCGCGCCGCTGGGCAACCTCTTCCGGGCGGTGGACGACGACACCGCGTCCGAGGCGGTCCGCGCGGCGTGGGAGGCGGGTGTGCGCCTGTTCGACACGGCGCCGCACTACGGGCTCGGCCTGTCGGAGCGCCGCCTGGGCCGCGCCCTGGCCGACCTGCCGCGCGACGGCTACACCCTGTCCACCAAGGTCGGCCGGATCCTCGAACCCACCCCCGAGCGTGCCCATGAGCGCGACGACCAGGGATTCGACGTCCCCGCCACGCACACCCGGCGCTGGGACTTCAGCGCGGACGGTGTACGGCGCTCACTGGAGGGCAGCCTGGAGCGCCTGGGGCTGGACCGCGTCGACCTGGTGCTCATCCACGACCCCGACGACCACGGGCGCCAGGCCCTGGAAGAGGCCTATCCGGCCCTGCACGACCTGCGCTCCCAGGGGGTGGTGGGCGCGATCGGCGCGGGCATGAACCAGGCCGCCATGCTGGAGCGCTTCGCCACCGAGACCGACGTCGACGCCGTTCTGCTGGCCGGGCGGCACACCCTGCTCGAACAGTCCGCGAACGCCCTGCTCGACACCTGTGCGGAGCGCGGCGTCGCCGTCCTGGCCGGGGGCGTGTTCAACAGCGGGCTCCTGGCCCACGACCACCCGCCCGAGGAGGCCACCTACGACTACCGCCCCGCCCCCGACGCCCTGCGCGGGCGGGCCCTGCGCATCGCGGCGACCGCCCGCCGCCACGGGGTGAGCCTGCCCCAGGCCGCGATCGCCTTCACCGGGGCCCATCCGGCCGTGGCCAGTGTGGTCCTGGGCATGCGCTCGGCCGACCAGGTCCGGCGCAACGCCGCGCTGGCGGCGCGTCCGGTGCCGACCGCGCTGTGGTCGGAGCTGGCCGAGGAGGGCCTGCTCGACCCCGGTGCCGTTCCGGCACCCGGCGCGCCCGCGCCGTAGGGGGCGCACCCGCGCACGTGTGGCGGCCCGACCGGATCCCGAAGGCGGAACCGGTCGGGCCGCCCCGCGTTCAGGCGGGAGACCACACGCCCAGCTCGTTGCCGCTGGGGTCGGTGAAGTGGAAGCGGCGGCCGCCGGGGAACCCGTAGGGTCCGTCGACCACCTCGCCGCCGGCGGCGCGTACGGCCTCGACGGACCGGTCCAGGTCGGTCGAGTACAGCAGGACGAACGGGCCCCCGGCGCGGACCTCGCCGAACGTGGTGAGTCCGCCCGCCTCCGGGGCGCCGGTCGGGCTCTGGATCCCCGCGTACTCGGGGCCGTAGTCGGTGAAGCGCCAGCCGAAGGCGTCGGCGTAGAAGCGCTTGGCCCGCTCCAGGTCGGTGGCCGCGATCTCGATGTAGTCGATGGCGTGGTGCCGGTGTTCGCTCATGGGGAGCATGCTGCCCGGTGCCCGTGACAGACGGGGCCGGGGCGGGGGCGCGTCCCGGAGGTCAGGTGTGCGCGGGTGAGGTTCGGGTAGCGCGTTGGTGAGGGCTCGTGCACGACACTGATCCGTCCTGACGGGGCGGTACGGCACGGCCCGGCCCGCGCCGGTCGTCGTGCGCCGACGGCGAATGGGGTGAGGACGGTGTTCCGAGACCGCAGACAGGCCGGTGAGCGGCTGGCCGGAGCGGTGGCCGCGCTGGAGCCGGAGCGACCGCTGGTGCTGGCGCTGCCACGCGGCGGGCTGCCCGTGGCCGAACACGTCGCCGAGGTGCTGGGAGCGCCGCTGGACGTGATCGTGGTCCGCAAGATCGGCGCTCCCGGCAACCCGGAGGCGGCGATCGGCGCCACCACGGCCGAGGGGCCGCCCCTGTTCGACAAGGGTGCGCTGGTCGCGCTGGGGATCACCGAGGGCGATCTGGCGGACCGGGTGGCCAACGCGCAGGCCGAGGCGCGGCGGCGGGTGGCGGCCTACCGCGGGGGCGCGCCGGAGCCGGAGATCGAGGGCCGTGACGTCATCGTGGTCGATGACGGCCTGGCCACGGGCATGAGCGCCCGGGCCGCCGTCACCGAGGTGCGCGAACGCGCGGCCGCCGCCTCGGTCGTCCTGGCGGTGCCCGTGGGGGCGCCGGACGCGGTGGCGGCGCTGGAGGAGTTGTGCGACCGGGTGGTGTGCCTGTCCACGCCGCCCGACTTCCGGGCCGTGAGCCTCTGGTACGAGAGGTTCCCCCAGGTCGACGATGTGGAGGTGCGTCGGATCCTTCAGAGGTCCTGACGAGGGGAGGGCACCATGACCATGCAGGACGTGACCGTGGCGACCGCGGGCGTGGAGGTCGGGGGGTACCTGGCGACGTATCCCGGTGTGTCGGGGATCGTGGTCTTCGCGCACGGCAGCGGGAGTTCGCGGCACAGCCCGCGCAACATGGCCGTGGCGGAGGAGCTGCACCGGCGGGGGATGGCCACGCTGCTCTTCGACCTGCTCACCCCCGCCGAGGGCCGTGCCGACGAGCTCACCGCGGAGAAGCGCTTCGACATCGGTCTGCTCACCCGCCGGCTGACCGGCGCGGTGGACTGGTTGGCCACGAGGGAGGGGACCGCGGATCTGCCGGTCGGGCTGTTCGGCGCGAGTACGGGGGCCGCGGCGGCGCTGCGCAGCGCCGCGGAGCGCCCGGACCGGGTCCGCGGGGTCGTCTCGCGCGGGGGCCGCCCGGACCTGGCCGGGACCGAGGCGCTGCAGCTGGTGAAGGCGCCGACGCTGCTCATCGTCGGCGGCGCGGACCCGGAGGTCCTGCAGTTGAACCAGGAGGCCGCCGACCGGCTCTCGGCGCCCACCCGGATCCATGTCGTTCCGCACGCCACGCACCTGTTCGAGGAGCGCGGAGCGATGGAGGAGGTCTCCGACACCGCCGCCGAGTGGTTCCTGCTCACGTTCGGCGCGGACGGGCAGTGACCCTCCGGGCCCGGGCGCGGTACGGCCCGCCGGTGATCCGCGCGCGGACCACCGGTGTGGGCCCGGGGCCAGCCGCTCAGCTCCGGGTGGCCGAACAGGGTCGCGTAGCCGGAGGGGAGCTGGCTGAGCAGCTTGTTGAGCTCGCCTCGCGACACGTTCTCCGCCACGGTGGTGAGGGTGGGGGTGAGTACACCTTCTACTGCTCGCTGGGCGACCACCGGGAGCAGGGCATGGAGACCACGGTGACGGTGGAGTGAGTCCGGGGCGGTGCGGGGCCGACGGCGTGGCGGTCCGGCGGGCAGCGGCGCCTTGTCGGTAGACCTGGGTCGGGCGGCCTGCCATCCGTCCGCTCCCGGGGCGACCGGCCCGGGGATCCGCTCTCGTTCGTCGAAGGAGACCGTACCCATGTCTCGTCCTGCCCTGGTGCTCCTGGTGGTGGCCGCAGCTCTCGGCCTGTCGTCCTGCGCGGGCGGTGAGGCCGGACCGGAGGAGCCGTCGCCGGAGGCGACGGCCGAGGCGACCGAGGAGATGCAGCCGCCCGTCGACACCGTGGAACCGGGTGACACCTCGGCCGCCGAGCCGTTGAGCGTCGCCGCCGACGAGTACACCTTCGACGGCATCCCGACGTCCCTGCCCGCCGGGACGATCGAGGTCGAGTTCGAGAACGTCGGCACGGTCCAGCACGACCTGGTCGTGGAGGAGCTCGGTGACGAACAGGTGATTCCGGTGACGGCTCCGGGGGAGAGCGCGCAGGGGGCGGTGTCCCTGGAGCCGGGCGAGTACACGTTCTACTGCTCGATCGGCGACCACCGGGCGCGGGGTATGGAGGTCGTCGTCACCGTCGAGTGATCGGCGGGCGGCGGTGCCGGCGGCCACCGGGTCGGCGTGCCCCGGAACGGGGTGTGGGCGGGGGCATCTTCCGATTTGTTGCGTTTAGCGATTAATGTTTCTCTATGAGAAACTCCACGAAGGACTCGATGGTCGTCCAGTCGGTGGACCGCGCCATCGCCGTACTCGAACTCCTGCTGCGCCGGGGCGAGGCCGGCATCACCGAGATCGCCGCCGATCTGGGCGTGCACAAGTCCACCGCCTCCCGGCTCGTCTACACCCTCCAGGCCAGGAACCTCGTCGAGCAGGACGGCGAGCGGGGCCGATTCACCCTCGGCGTGGCCATGCTGCGCTTCGCGGGGGCCGTGGTCGGGCAGGTCGACGTGGCCCGGCTCGGTGCGCCGCTGTGCGAGTCGCTGGCCGAACAGCTCGGCGAGACCGTCAACATCGCGGTCCTGGACGGGCGCAGCGCGATGAACGTCTGCCAGGCCCGCGGCACCTCGGCCATCGCCGCGCAGAACTGGGCGGGCCAGCGCACGCCCCTGCACGCCACCTCCAGCGGCAAGGTCCTGCTGGCCGCGATGCCCGAGGGGCCGCGCGAGGACATCCTGGCCGGCGAACTGCACTCCTTCACCGCGAACACGGTCACCGACGCCGAGGAGCTGCGCGCCCTGGTCCAGAGCATCGTCGAGGACGAGTACGCCACCTGTTTCGAGGAGCTGGAGCCCGGCCTGCACGCCGTGGCCGTGCCCGTGCGCGGCGCGGACGGGGCCGTCCTCGCGGCGATCAGCGCCTCGGGCCCCTCCTTCCGACTCTCACGGCGGCGTGTGCGCCAGATCACCCGGGAACTGAGCGAGGCCGCGCGGGAGTTGTCGGCCCGGCTCGGCTACGTCGAACGATGAGGGGTGCCCAGGGGGTGTCCAGGTCAGCGGGCGGGGTCCGGTCTCCGGGCTCCGCCCGCTCGGTTCGGCGCGTGTGCGGCGGGTGGCGGGCGCGCCGAAGAAGTCGGCACGGGGCCCTTGACAGCCCCGGAGCGGGCGCCTCAGATTGACCCCAAGACGTTGCGTATTTCGCGAAGAGATGCACCATGCGCAACTAGTGTGCCTTCTCGACCCCCCGGGAGGAACGTCCATGGTCAGACAGCCCCGAGTGGTCATCATCGGCGCGGACCTCGTCGGCTGCGCGCTCGCCGACGAACTCGCCTCCCGCGGTTGGACCGACGTCACCGTGCTCGCGCAGGGTCCGCTCTTCGCGACCGGAGGGTCGGACCCGCACGCGCCCGGACCGGTGTTCCAGACCGTCGCCAGTCGGACCCTGACCCGCTTCGCCGCCTACACCGCCGACAAGTACGCCTCCCTCACCCTCGACGGCCAACGGTGCTTCCGCGCCCTCGGCGGGCTGGAGGTGGCCACCACGCCCCAGCGCTGGGCGGACCTCAAGCGCCGCCACGGCTGGGCCACCTCCTGGGGGATCGACAGCTCACTGGCCACACCCGACGAATGCGCCGCACTGCACCCCCTGGTCGACCCGGGTGCCGTGCTCGGCGGCTTCCACGTCCCCGGCGACGGCCTGGCCGTCCCCGTCCGTGCCACCGAGGCCCAGGCCCGCAGGGCGATGGGGCGGGGCGCCCGCTTCCTGGCCCACCACCGCGTCACCGGCATCGAGAGGTGGGCGGGCCGCGTCAGGGCCGTGACCACCGAACACGGATCCTTCCGGGCCGACGTCGTGGTCTCCTGCGCGGGCCTGGGGGGTGCGCCGCCGGGTGCCATGGTCGACCTGGACATCCCCCTGGTGCCGACCGTCCACCAGTACGTGTGGACGACCCCGCTCGACGCGCTCCGGGGCGCCGACGGCGCGGGGGCGGGCCTGCCCCTGCTGCGCGACCCCGAGGCCGGGTTCTGCGTCCAGGGGCACGCGGACCGCCTCGGTATCGACGGCTACCGGCACCGGTGCGCGCCCGGGCGAGCGGACGAGATCGGCGGGCCCGCCGAACCGGCCTTCACCCCCGAGGACTTCGCCCCGACCTGGGCGGCCGCCTCGGCGCTGCTGCCCTGCCTGTCCGGGGCCGGGGCCGACCGAGGCGTCAACGGCCTGATCCCGTTCACGCCCGACGGCAACCCGCTGCTGGGCGAGCACCCCGACCTGGGCGGGTTCTGGGTCGCCGAGGCGGTCGGGACCCCGCAGTCGGCCGGTGCGGCGCGCGCCGTCGCCGAGTGGCTGGTCGACGGCCGTCCCTCGCTGGACCTGCGCGAGTGCGAGATCACCCGGTTCGACCGGCTCCAGCGCTCGCCCGACTACGTGCGCCGGCGCGGCACCGCCGTGTTCTCCGCCGTCTGCGACATCGCCCACCCGCTGGAACCGTCCGGGCCGCCCCGGCCGCTGCGTTGCGGCCCCGTCCACGAACGCCAGGCCGAGCTGGGGGCCCACTTCTCGGAGGAGGGCGGGTGGGAGGTGCCGCGCTGGTACGGGTCCAACGCGGACCTGCCGCAGGTCGCGCGGATCCCCGGGCGCAACGCGTGGGCGGCCCGGCACTGGTCGCCGATCGTGGGCGCCGAGGCGCTGGCCACCCGTGAGGGCGTGGGCCTGTTCGACCTCAGCGGCCGCACCCGCGCCGAGGTCACCGGGCCCGACGCGCTGGACTTCCTGCAGACCATGACCACCAACCGGCTCGACGTCGCCACGGGGACGGTGGTACGCACACTCATGCTCGACGAGGACGGCGGGATGCGGGGCGACCTGACGGTGGCCAGGCTGGGGGAGGAGCGCTTCCACGTCGGTGTGAGCGGGAGGGGCGGCCTGATGTGGCTGCGGGGCCACCTGTCCCGGGCCGAGACCGTGCAGCTGCGCGAGACCACGCCCGGCAGCTGCTGCCTGGGGCTGTGGGGTCCGCGCGCCCCGGCCCTGTTACGGTCGCTGACCGGGTCGGACGGTCGCGGCCCAGGCCGGTCGGAGGTGTCCGCGGCCGACCTCTACGTCGGCGGCGTCCCGGTCACCGCCCTGCGCCGGTCGCCCGTGGGCGAGCCCGGCTGGGAACTGCACACCAGCGCCGACCTGGGGCGGCTGCTGTGGGACACGCTGGTCGAGGCCGGAGCCGGGCACGGCCTGGTGGCGGCCGGGCACGGTGCCCTGGACAGCCTGCGCCTGGAGCACGGCCACCGCGTGTGGGGTGTCGACATGACCAGCGAGCACGACCCCTACGAGGCTGGGCTGGGCGCGGCGGTGCGCGTCGACAAGGGCTACTTCCACGGCCGTGAGGCACTGCGCGGGCGCTCGCACGACACGGTCGACCGGCGTCTGGCCCGGCTGCTGAGTGACGACACCGAGCAGGTCGTGATGGGGGCGGAGCCCGTGCGCGCCGACGGCCGGGCGGTCGGCTACGTCACCAGTGCCGGGCGCGGCCACAGCGTGGGCCGCAACATCGCCTACGCGTGGCTGCCGGCCGCGGTGGCGGTCCCCGGTACCGCGGTGGAGATCGAGTACTTCGGGGAGCGCGTGGCGGCGACGGTGGCGGCCGAACCCCTCCGGGCCGCCGTCGGCCGGCGGGCCCGGCAGGAGCTCGGAGAGACCGTGTGACCCACCGCGGGGCGCACCCGCTCCCGGGGGAGAGCTCAGGTGAGGAAGCCGCGCAGCAGGGCCTCGCTGCCCTCCAGGTGTTCGCGTACGGCGAGTCGGGCGGCCTCGGGGTCGCCGGAGCGGATCGAGTCGACGATGGCGCGGTGCTGGGCGCTGCTGTGCTCGAGGTTCTTGACGAGCATGGGCATGGCGTCGAGCAGGTCGTTGACGCGCATGCGCACCTCGGTCAGGGACGAGGACAGCGAGGGCGAGCCGGTGAGTTCGGCGATGGTGAGGTGGAAGACGGTGTCGGTGCGGCGGTAGTCGTCGACGTCGGCGCCGTCGACCCGCGCCAGCCGTTCGGTGAGCAGGCGGTCCTGGTCGGGGGTCAGGCCGGTCTCGGCCAGCAGTACCGCCGCGCCGGTCTCCAGCACCCGGCGGAAGGCGAGCAGGTCGTCGAGGTCGACGTGCATGTCCTTGAGGACGCGCCGGGCCTCGGCCCGGCTGGGGCGGGGACGCACGTAGGTGACGAAGGTGCCGCCCAGCCGTCCGCGCCGGGACTCGACGTAGCCCTCCTCCTGCAGCGCGCGGATGGCCTCGCGCAGGGTGATGCGGCTGACGCCCAGGCGGCCGGCGAGCTCGCGTTCGGCGGGGAAGCGGTCGCCGTGGGCGACCACGCCCAGCTTGATCGCAGACAGGAGCCGCTCGACGGTCTCCTCGAAGGCGTTGCCCGCCCGGACGGGGCGGAACACGGCCTCGGCGGCCGGTCCGGCGTCGGCGTCGGGCTCGGCGTTGGTCCTGACCACCTGTGCCCTCCACGTTCGGTGACGCTCTTGCCTCCCTCAGGTTAGGGCCTGTCCGGTGGGGCGCCCTCCCGCCCCGCGTGTCGGGGCGGGTCGGCGCAGGGCCGGCGTCCCCTCCCCGGCCCGTGCCGGGGAGGGGGCGGGCCGGCTCCGGCTCACTTGAGCTCGGAGTCGGCCTCCTCGATGAGCGCGAACTCCTCCTCCGGGGCGTTGGCCACCAGCCGGTGGCGGGAGTAGAACCAGAAGTAGGCCAGGAACGCCAGCAGGATCGCCGCGGTGACGGCCGCCCCGACCATGTCCACGAAGAACGTGGCGGCCAGGGCGCACACCGCCAGGACGAGTGCGGCGCCCGTGGTGACCGCGCCGCCGGGGGTGCGGTAGGGGCGCTCCAGGTCCGGCTCGCGGCGGCGCAGCACGATGTGCGACAGCATCATGAGGACGTAGGAGACGGCGGCGCCGAACACGGCGATGTTGATCAGCCGGTCGCCGTCGGCCACCGTGACCGCCAGGACGAACCCGAGCGTTCCGGGCACGATGAGGGCCATGTAGGGGGTGCGGCGCTTGCCGGTCACCGAGAGCCAGCGCGGGAGGTAGCCGGCCCGGGAGAGGGCGAACAGCTGGCGGGAGTAGGCGTAGATGATGGAGAAGAACGAGGCCACCAGTCCGGCCAGGCCGACGTAGTTGACCAGGTCCGCCAGTACGGTGTCGCCGCCGTAGGCCTCCCGCAGCGCCTCGGGCAGCGGGTTGGTGGAGCCGGCCAGGGCCGCGGCCCCGGCGCCGCCGGGGGCCAGCACGAGCATGGCGGTGGCGGTCACCATCAGCACGCACATCGCCGCGATGATGCCGCGCGGCATGTCCTTGCGCGGCTCGCGCGCCTCCTCGGCCGCCAGCGGCACGCCCTCGACCGCGAGGAAGAACCAGATGCCGAAGACGAAGGCGCCCAGGATCCCGGCGAACCCGTAGGGCAGGAACGCGCTCGCGCCCAGCGCCGAGGTCGGCTCGATGTCGAACAGGTTGGCCGGGTCGAAGCGCGGGATCATCCCGATCGCGAACGCCACCAGCGCCACCAGGGCCACGCCGGTGATCACGAACATCACCCGCAGGGCCTCACCCACCCCCCACAGGTGGATACCGACGAACACGGCGTAGCAGACGAGGTACACCGGCCAGGCGTTGGTGAGCCCGAACAGCCCCAGTGCCTCGACGTAGCCGCCGATGAAGACCGCGATGGCCGCCGGGGCGATCGCGTACTCGATGAGGATCGCCGTGCCGGTCGCGAAGCCGCCCAGCGGGCCCAGGGCCCGGCGGGCGAAGCCGTAGCCCGCGCCGGCGGTGGGCAGGGTGGAGGCCAGTTCGGCCAGGCCCAGCACCATGCACAGGTACATGGCGCCCATGAGGACGGTGGCGATGAGCAGGCCGCCCCAGCCGCCCTCGGCCAGGCCGAAGTTCCAGCCCGCGAAGTCGCCGGAGATGACGTAGGCGACGCCCAGCCCGGCGAGCAGCACCCAGCCGGCGGCGCCGCGCCTGAGCTGGCGCCGTCGCAGGTAGTCGTCCCCGGCGGAGGCGTATTCGGCCCCCTGGATGTGGACCGGGCGGTCGTTGGTGTCGGACATGGGCGCTCCCTCGGTTCGGTTGCCCGTGTGCCTTGCAGGACCAACGATGGCGCCTATTGGTTCATCGCCAGTCCTTTTGGAATACCGGAGATGTTCTTCCGGTCGGGTCCACGCTGTCAAGGGGCGTAATGCGCTATTGACATGCGGGGACCCCGCTGGTTGCATGACCGGTGAATGGTCTGAGACCAAACCAAATGCGTCGGTGGCCGGTCCCGACGCGGACAAGGAGTCCCAGGTGAACGAGCACGGCGGTCCCCCACTGTCCCTGGACGAGCTGCGCCGCGAAGCGGCCGAGGGCACCCTCGACACCGTCCTGGTGGCCTTCACCGACATGCAGGGCCGGCTCCAGGGCAAACGCCTCTCCACCCGCTTCTTCCTGGAGGAGGTCCTCGCCCACGGCACCGAGGGCTGCAACTACCTGCTGGCCGTGGACGTGGACATGAACACCGTCGACGGATACGCGATGTCGTCCTGGGAGACCGGCTACGGCGACTTCGCGATGGTCCCCGACATGTCCACGCTGCGCCGCACTCCCTGGGCCGAGGGCGCCGCCATGGTCACGGCCGACCTCACCTGGCACGACGGCACTCCCGTGGCCGCCTCGCCCCGGCAGATCCTCAACCGCCAGCGCGAGAACCTCGCCGAACGCGGCTGGCACGCACTGGTCGGCACCGAACTGGAGTTCGTGGTCTACCGCGACAGCTACGAACAGGCCTGGAACCGCGGCTACCGCGACCTGACCCCCGCCAACCAGTACAACGTCGACTACTCGGTGCTGGGCGGCGCCCGCGTCGAACCCCTCCTGCGCCGCGTCCGCAACGAGATGACCGGAGCCGGGCTGTACGTGGAGGGCGCCAAGGGCGAGTGCAACCTGGGCCAGCACGAGATCACCTTCCGCTACGCCGAGGCCGTCACCACCTGCGACCAGCACAGCGTCTACAAGAACGGCGCCAAGGAGATCGCCGCGCAGGAGGGCATGGCCCTGACCTTCATGGCCAAGCCCAACGACCGCGAGGGCAACTCCTGCCACATCCACCTGTCCCTGCGCGACGACG
This genomic interval carries:
- a CDS encoding glutamine synthetase family protein — protein: MNEHGGPPLSLDELRREAAEGTLDTVLVAFTDMQGRLQGKRLSTRFFLEEVLAHGTEGCNYLLAVDVDMNTVDGYAMSSWETGYGDFAMVPDMSTLRRTPWAEGAAMVTADLTWHDGTPVAASPRQILNRQRENLAERGWHALVGTELEFVVYRDSYEQAWNRGYRDLTPANQYNVDYSVLGGARVEPLLRRVRNEMTGAGLYVEGAKGECNLGQHEITFRYAEAVTTCDQHSVYKNGAKEIAAQEGMALTFMAKPNDREGNSCHIHLSLRDDDGAPVMAEGQGMSTVGRHFLGGQLAALREFTLLLAPNINSYKRYVPGSFAPTAVAWGHDNRTCALRLVGHGPSLRVENRVPGGDVNPYLATAALIAAGLHGVDKAVEPPAPLTGNAYASGLATVPTSLREALELWENSELARTAFGEDVVEHYAHNARVELAAFDAAVTDWEMVRGFERM
- a CDS encoding FadR/GntR family transcriptional regulator — encoded protein: MVRTNAEPDADAGPAAEAVFRPVRAGNAFEETVERLLSAIKLGVVAHGDRFPAERELAGRLGVSRITLREAIRALQEEGYVESRRGRLGGTFVTYVRPRPSRAEARRVLKDMHVDLDDLLAFRRVLETGAAVLLAETGLTPDQDRLLTERLARVDGADVDDYRRTDTVFHLTIAELTGSPSLSSSLTEVRMRVNDLLDAMPMLVKNLEHSSAQHRAIVDSIRSGDPEAARLAVREHLEGSEALLRGFLT
- a CDS encoding FAD-dependent oxidoreductase, with product MVRQPRVVIIGADLVGCALADELASRGWTDVTVLAQGPLFATGGSDPHAPGPVFQTVASRTLTRFAAYTADKYASLTLDGQRCFRALGGLEVATTPQRWADLKRRHGWATSWGIDSSLATPDECAALHPLVDPGAVLGGFHVPGDGLAVPVRATEAQARRAMGRGARFLAHHRVTGIERWAGRVRAVTTEHGSFRADVVVSCAGLGGAPPGAMVDLDIPLVPTVHQYVWTTPLDALRGADGAGAGLPLLRDPEAGFCVQGHADRLGIDGYRHRCAPGRADEIGGPAEPAFTPEDFAPTWAAASALLPCLSGAGADRGVNGLIPFTPDGNPLLGEHPDLGGFWVAEAVGTPQSAGAARAVAEWLVDGRPSLDLRECEITRFDRLQRSPDYVRRRGTAVFSAVCDIAHPLEPSGPPRPLRCGPVHERQAELGAHFSEEGGWEVPRWYGSNADLPQVARIPGRNAWAARHWSPIVGAEALATREGVGLFDLSGRTRAEVTGPDALDFLQTMTTNRLDVATGTVVRTLMLDEDGGMRGDLTVARLGEERFHVGVSGRGGLMWLRGHLSRAETVQLRETTPGSCCLGLWGPRAPALLRSLTGSDGRGPGRSEVSAADLYVGGVPVTALRRSPVGEPGWELHTSADLGRLLWDTLVEAGAGHGLVAAGHGALDSLRLEHGHRVWGVDMTSEHDPYEAGLGAAVRVDKGYFHGREALRGRSHDTVDRRLARLLSDDTEQVVMGAEPVRADGRAVGYVTSAGRGHSVGRNIAYAWLPAAVAVPGTAVEIEYFGERVAATVAAEPLRAAVGRRARQELGETV
- the eat gene encoding ethanolamine permease, with the protein product MSDTNDRPVHIQGAEYASAGDDYLRRRQLRRGAAGWVLLAGLGVAYVISGDFAGWNFGLAEGGWGGLLIATVLMGAMYLCMVLGLAELASTLPTAGAGYGFARRALGPLGGFATGTAILIEYAIAPAAIAVFIGGYVEALGLFGLTNAWPVYLVCYAVFVGIHLWGVGEALRVMFVITGVALVALVAFAIGMIPRFDPANLFDIEPTSALGASAFLPYGFAGILGAFVFGIWFFLAVEGVPLAAEEAREPRKDMPRGIIAAMCVLMVTATAMLVLAPGGAGAAALAGSTNPLPEALREAYGGDTVLADLVNYVGLAGLVASFFSIIYAYSRQLFALSRAGYLPRWLSVTGKRRTPYMALIVPGTLGFVLAVTVADGDRLINIAVFGAAVSYVLMMLSHIVLRRREPDLERPYRTPGGAVTTGAALVLAVCALAATFFVDMVGAAVTAAILLAFLAYFWFYSRHRLVANAPEEEFALIEEADSELK